A region of Bacillus cabrialesii DNA encodes the following proteins:
- a CDS encoding YcdB/YcdC domain-containing protein: protein MKGAVFVKKEKLKQKALEIGSVPAHLKLEIEDYGDDKKRARFYWIDPQDEHIGIIVELGPDGQLESLSRDMKAESGERLPEKRLENIIREFVETHYPGALAAFVREENDRTYDDKVRFSYVQMEEGLPLPMSGFMADVSLSGEIMYFHYYGKAKSIIKPTRVADYDEALAFVKKDVEFDLLFEVLHRSVYKNGDDQPHLVYESKCRTITVPADLVQEEQEFDNDDDRERESFPLPLFEGIHEKADPGSLIGLDKGFVKEREADLGDGRIGTVWRNPDDPVYQPEDKSLYSWYKRRSHQVLKTVHHKETGKLESVMSFMEKEGPLTVTEAECEKIALRFLFALFPNADQYFKIRYDESDEEENAVAGFTFEAHCHGVPLRFGQIRICVSRQTGHITVYMGPDIDPKELEAIHPVPTISAEKAKSIFWRHFKVELGWEREYRDDDEHSYRLVYKPVYPRMIEAHTGEPVSSSW from the coding sequence ATGAAAGGGGCTGTCTTTGTGAAGAAAGAGAAACTGAAGCAGAAAGCACTGGAAATCGGCAGCGTGCCGGCGCACTTAAAATTGGAAATTGAAGATTATGGCGATGATAAGAAAAGAGCGCGTTTTTATTGGATAGATCCCCAGGATGAACACATTGGCATTATCGTGGAACTTGGGCCGGACGGACAACTGGAATCCCTTTCCCGTGATATGAAGGCTGAAAGCGGAGAGAGGCTGCCTGAGAAGCGATTAGAGAATATCATCCGCGAATTTGTTGAGACTCATTATCCCGGAGCGCTCGCTGCCTTTGTCCGTGAAGAAAATGACCGTACATACGACGATAAAGTGAGATTTTCATATGTTCAAATGGAGGAAGGCCTTCCTCTCCCCATGAGCGGGTTTATGGCGGATGTCTCCTTATCAGGTGAGATCATGTACTTCCACTATTACGGCAAAGCGAAGAGCATCATTAAGCCAACGCGGGTCGCCGATTATGATGAGGCACTTGCCTTCGTTAAGAAGGACGTGGAGTTCGACCTTTTGTTTGAGGTTCTCCATCGTTCTGTTTACAAAAACGGGGACGATCAGCCGCATTTGGTGTATGAGTCTAAATGCAGGACCATTACAGTACCTGCGGATTTGGTTCAAGAAGAACAAGAATTTGATAATGACGATGACAGAGAGCGGGAAAGCTTTCCTCTTCCTTTATTTGAAGGCATTCACGAAAAGGCCGATCCTGGCAGCTTGATCGGCCTCGACAAAGGCTTTGTCAAAGAGCGGGAAGCGGATTTGGGAGACGGGAGAATCGGGACCGTTTGGCGAAATCCGGATGATCCTGTGTATCAGCCGGAGGATAAAAGCTTGTACAGCTGGTATAAAAGACGGAGTCATCAAGTGCTGAAAACTGTTCATCATAAAGAAACTGGAAAACTCGAAAGCGTCATGTCATTTATGGAGAAAGAAGGGCCGCTGACAGTAACTGAAGCAGAATGCGAAAAAATCGCGCTTCGTTTTCTGTTTGCGTTATTTCCGAATGCCGATCAATATTTTAAGATCAGATACGATGAATCGGATGAAGAAGAAAACGCAGTCGCTGGTTTTACATTTGAAGCGCACTGTCACGGGGTTCCGCTCCGGTTCGGACAGATCAGAATCTGCGTCAGCCGCCAAACAGGGCACATTACCGTTTATATGGGACCGGATATTGACCCAAAAGAACTGGAAGCCATTCATCCCGTTCCGACCATTTCAGCAGAAAAAGCCAAGTCTATTTTTTGGCGGCATTTTAAAGTTGAGCTGGGCTGGGAGAGAGAATACCGCGATGATGACGAACACAGCTACCGGCTCGTCTACAAGCCGGTCTATCCGCGAATGATTGAAGCCCATACAGGAGAGCCCGTTAGCAGTTCATGGTAA
- a CDS encoding YcdB/YcdC domain-containing protein: MVNKQLKKKAQEIGNVPPHYELEIEDYDQKQKKKGQAYFSWKDPENPEKHIIVELGNDGALLTFSTTVRSEADKKLPDAELKLTALQFAAANHPNTFMNFHFQGKEERGQHIRFVYTKMELGLPLPNSGFLIEMTRGGQIVHFLYYGEEHKAEVPKEFVAKEKVVSHYLNTMSLQLMYDVIDGEQAPRLVYEPILPGYSYPADVDEIVPDQHIADERIENVAPLPPLQNKEEIDIYAMLGLTSDMQKVSEKDFGEEIGSTWRKGAEPERKDLSIGSYFETRNKNTIKMKIDKRTGKLKAALSFIDQRNGRQCSTEECQRTALQFLYALYPRADEFFRVNPVRIDERGRVRNHFSVWYKGVPLRFGAARIIVNPETGMVDAFMAPDIDPEQLETINHRPDVSAEDVRETFLAAFDVKLKWQADFTTGSGQHYKLVYHPVYPSYIDAHIRKKKRL; this comes from the coding sequence TTGGTAAATAAACAGCTGAAAAAGAAGGCGCAAGAGATCGGGAATGTACCGCCGCATTATGAGCTTGAGATAGAAGATTACGACCAAAAGCAAAAGAAGAAGGGGCAGGCATATTTTAGCTGGAAGGACCCTGAAAATCCGGAAAAGCATATTATCGTTGAACTTGGAAATGATGGCGCTTTACTCACCTTTTCAACAACCGTGCGCTCTGAGGCGGACAAAAAGCTACCGGATGCCGAGCTGAAGCTGACGGCTCTTCAGTTTGCTGCCGCCAACCACCCCAATACGTTTATGAATTTTCATTTTCAGGGCAAGGAAGAACGGGGCCAGCACATCCGTTTTGTCTATACGAAAATGGAATTGGGGCTTCCGCTTCCCAATTCAGGCTTTTTAATTGAAATGACACGTGGCGGGCAGATTGTCCATTTTTTATATTACGGAGAAGAGCACAAAGCCGAAGTTCCAAAGGAATTTGTAGCAAAAGAGAAGGTTGTGTCTCATTACTTAAATACAATGTCATTGCAGCTGATGTACGATGTCATCGATGGCGAACAGGCACCCAGGCTTGTGTATGAGCCGATTCTGCCGGGATACAGCTATCCCGCGGATGTAGACGAAATTGTGCCTGACCAGCATATCGCAGATGAAAGAATAGAAAACGTGGCGCCCCTGCCGCCGCTTCAGAACAAAGAAGAAATCGATATATATGCCATGCTGGGCCTTACCTCTGATATGCAGAAAGTCAGTGAAAAGGACTTTGGGGAAGAAATAGGAAGCACGTGGCGCAAAGGCGCTGAGCCGGAGCGTAAAGATTTAAGCATAGGGAGTTATTTTGAAACGAGAAATAAAAATACAATCAAAATGAAGATTGATAAAAGAACAGGGAAATTAAAAGCAGCCCTTTCTTTTATTGACCAGCGGAACGGCCGCCAATGCTCAACGGAAGAATGCCAAAGGACGGCGCTTCAATTTTTGTATGCCCTCTATCCGAGAGCGGATGAGTTTTTCAGAGTGAATCCCGTCCGAATTGATGAGAGAGGGAGGGTCCGCAATCATTTTTCTGTCTGGTATAAAGGAGTGCCGCTGCGGTTCGGCGCCGCCCGCATCATTGTCAATCCGGAGACCGGAATGGTTGACGCTTTTATGGCCCCGGATATTGATCCTGAACAGTTAGAAACAATCAATCACAGGCCGGATGTTTCAGCTGAAGATGTGAGAGAAACGTTTTTAGCCGCGTTTGATGTGAAGCTGAAGTGGCAGGCTGATTTTACAACAGGCAGCGGTCAGCATTACAAGCTTGTCTATCATCCGGTTTATCCTTCTTACATTGATGCGCACATAAGGAAAAAGAAAAGGCTGTGA
- the cwlK gene encoding peptidoglycan L-alanyl-D-glutamate endopeptidase CwlK: MKLSAKTSVILCILFLLDLCFSYIRHEWHSQNALQDMPVPSDLHPVVNQNADALKAAAANKGITVVITEGFRSFKEQDELYKQGRTKKGNIVTYARGGESYHNYGLAIDFALQKKDGSIIWDMEYDGNQNGKSDWLEVVEIAKTLGFEWGGDWKRFKDYPHLEMIPG; the protein is encoded by the coding sequence ATGAAATTATCCGCAAAAACATCTGTTATCTTATGTATTCTGTTTCTTCTTGATCTGTGTTTCAGTTATATCCGGCACGAATGGCATTCTCAAAACGCCTTGCAGGATATGCCTGTCCCTTCCGATCTTCATCCGGTTGTGAATCAGAATGCCGATGCCCTCAAGGCCGCGGCAGCGAATAAAGGCATTACCGTCGTCATTACAGAAGGATTCAGGTCCTTTAAGGAGCAAGATGAATTATATAAACAGGGACGTACAAAAAAAGGGAATATTGTCACCTATGCAAGAGGAGGGGAATCGTATCATAACTATGGTTTAGCTATTGATTTCGCTCTTCAAAAAAAGGATGGCAGCATCATATGGGATATGGAATATGACGGCAATCAAAACGGAAAATCAGATTGGCTGGAGGTTGTCGAGATCGCTAAGACACTCGGTTTTGAGTGGGGCGGGGACTGGAAACGATTCAAGGACTATCCCCACTTGGAGATGATTCCCGGCTAG
- the rapJ gene encoding response regulator aspartate phosphatase RapJ, which yields MRAKIPSEEVAVKLNEWYKLIRAFEADQAEALKQEIEYDLEDMEENQDLLLYFSLMEFRHRIMLDKLMPVKDSDTKPPFSDMLNEIESNQQKLTGLLEYYFYYFRGMYEFKQKNFILAIDHYKHAEEKLEYVEDEIEKAEFLFKVAEVYYHIKQTYFSMNYASQALDIYTKYELYGRRRVQCEFIIAGNLTDVYHHEKALTHLCSALDHARQLEEAYMIAAAHYNVGHCKYSLGDYSEAEGYFKTAAAIFEERNFQQAVQAVFSLTHIYCKEGEYDKAAETYERGVKSAAEWEDDMYLTKFRLIHELYFGNGDRNVLTECFDLLESRQLLADAEDLLHDTAECFNQQERYESAAFFYRRLMNIKKKLAEQRLQ from the coding sequence ATGAGAGCAAAGATTCCATCTGAAGAAGTGGCAGTAAAGCTAAACGAATGGTACAAGCTCATTCGCGCATTTGAAGCAGATCAAGCAGAAGCGTTAAAGCAGGAGATTGAATACGATTTAGAAGACATGGAAGAAAATCAGGACTTGCTTTTATATTTTTCTTTGATGGAATTCCGGCATCGCATCATGCTGGATAAGCTGATGCCGGTGAAAGATAGCGACACCAAGCCTCCGTTCTCTGATATGCTGAACGAAATTGAAAGCAATCAGCAAAAACTCACGGGCTTATTGGAATACTACTTTTATTATTTCAGAGGGATGTACGAATTTAAGCAGAAAAATTTCATATTGGCGATTGATCATTATAAGCATGCCGAGGAAAAGCTCGAATATGTAGAGGATGAGATCGAAAAAGCCGAGTTTCTTTTTAAGGTTGCGGAAGTGTATTATCACATCAAACAAACGTATTTTTCAATGAATTACGCGAGCCAGGCGCTTGATATTTATACGAAATATGAACTGTACGGCCGCCGCCGCGTGCAGTGTGAATTTATCATCGCCGGGAATTTGACCGATGTATATCATCATGAAAAAGCGCTGACACACTTGTGCAGCGCCTTAGATCATGCCAGGCAGCTTGAGGAGGCATATATGATCGCCGCTGCCCATTATAATGTTGGACACTGTAAGTACAGTCTGGGCGATTACAGTGAAGCGGAGGGCTATTTCAAAACAGCCGCCGCCATTTTTGAGGAGCGCAACTTTCAGCAGGCCGTTCAAGCTGTTTTTTCACTGACCCATATCTACTGTAAAGAAGGGGAATACGACAAAGCGGCAGAGACGTACGAGCGCGGGGTAAAGAGTGCGGCTGAATGGGAAGATGACATGTACTTGACGAAATTCCGCCTCATTCATGAGCTGTATTTTGGGAATGGCGACCGGAACGTGCTTACAGAATGCTTTGACCTGCTGGAATCCCGCCAGCTTCTTGCCGATGCCGAAGATCTGCTGCATGACACAGCAGAATGTTTCAATCAGCAAGAGCGGTACGAGTCCGCCGCTTTCTTTTACCGCAGGCTCATGAATATTAAAAAGAAGCTTGCAGAGCAGCGCCTTCAATAG
- a CDS encoding SDR family oxidoreductase, with the protein MYKDLTGKTAIVTGSSKGIGRAIAERFGQEKMNVVVNYHSDPSGADETVDIIKHNGGKAVAVEADVSKEAGIQALLDTALEHFGTLDVMVNNSGFNGAEAMPHEMSLEDWQRVIDVNVTGTFLGAKAALSHMMKNNIKGNVLNISSVHQQIPRPVNVQYSTSKGGIKMMTETLAVNYAEKGIRVNAIAPGTIATESNVDTKKEENRQKQLKKIPMKAFGKPEEVAAAAAWLVSEEASYVTGATLFVDGGMTLYPSQLE; encoded by the coding sequence ATGTATAAAGATTTAACCGGAAAAACAGCAATCGTGACAGGTTCTTCAAAGGGAATCGGGAGAGCCATTGCGGAACGGTTCGGACAGGAAAAAATGAATGTTGTCGTGAACTACCACAGCGACCCGTCTGGAGCCGATGAAACTGTGGATATCATTAAGCATAACGGAGGGAAGGCCGTCGCGGTTGAGGCGGACGTGTCAAAAGAAGCAGGGATTCAGGCGCTCTTGGACACCGCTTTAGAGCATTTCGGCACGCTCGATGTGATGGTGAACAACTCCGGCTTTAACGGTGCGGAGGCCATGCCGCATGAGATGAGTCTTGAAGATTGGCAGAGAGTCATTGATGTCAACGTCACCGGAACCTTTCTGGGAGCGAAAGCAGCGCTTAGCCACATGATGAAAAACAACATCAAAGGCAATGTGCTGAATATCTCGAGTGTTCACCAGCAGATCCCGCGTCCCGTCAACGTCCAGTATTCCACGTCCAAAGGCGGCATCAAGATGATGACAGAAACGCTGGCGGTTAATTATGCGGAAAAAGGAATCCGCGTCAACGCGATAGCGCCCGGCACCATAGCGACAGAATCAAATGTTGATACGAAAAAGGAAGAGAACAGGCAAAAGCAACTGAAAAAAATCCCGATGAAAGCTTTCGGAAAGCCGGAAGAAGTGGCGGCGGCAGCGGCTTGGCTCGTATCTGAAGAAGCGAGCTACGTGACCGGCGCAACACTATTCGTCGACGGCGGAATGACACTTTATCCGTCTCAGCTTGAATAG